The nucleotide window CATCCTTATGTTCAGAGACATAAGGCCTCATTTGTGGCATCTTGAACTCCTCTCTCTTAGGAGATTGTAAGTAGCTGTCCGTAACTCGGCTACAGTTTTGAGATTTATATTGTTCCAAGACCTTGGATGCACGatcgtatattttatttgaagatGGTCTGAATGTGTCTAAATAACTAGTACTCTGGGTTGCCCTCTTAGGAGTAGAGGTAGGTTgtacttcttttgtttcagaaaAATTTAATCTACGTATACTGGGTGATTTGGTTTCCACTTTACATGGCTCCTTAGAAACGGTAGTGCGGTCAGATTCTTCATtatgttgatatttttgagTATTAGTCAACGCCTTCTCTGAGTGAGAAGAAGTGGAACCTGGATTGCttttaactaaatatatgtatttatctaaAATGTCGCTCGACACAACCCTGCCACTAGGTAATTTAACTTCCTCTGGATTTTTTGGATCCAAATTGTGCGATATGTAATCTCTCGTAGCTTTGATCACATTTTCTGGACTAAGCGTAGTTTCCTGTTCCTTATATTTGGTGTCAGGACTTTCATATGTTTCCACTTTTGTCAAAAACTCGTCAATTTCATGAAGCAGCAATTTGTCATTCTTCTTACTTGGAGTGGACACAATACTGCTTATATCTCCGTCCATACTAAGTGTGTCATTaatgttattcttttttgaataattacCTTCTAAAAGCAAATGAGGCACTTGTTTGAATGTGCTACAAGAATCAAGACTGGTTAAAGAATGCTCCCgccttttttctttctttgtaGTTTTTCGACGGCGTCTTCGAGGAAAAGTTGAAAACTTACGGTCAAAGCTTAAATTGCTTACGCTCTCTGACGTTGTATTCCAAAGTTTGCGTCTTGAAAGCGACCCTACACTTGAAACAGTGTCACTAAATTCCAAATTTCCTAACCTAGATTCCAACGATTGGACCTGGTTCACcaattttccaattacttGAGCAGTACAAGAGACCGGTTTATGCACGACGGTTCTAGAGGAATCCAAGAGCGAGTCTTCGGAATCAGAGCTTTGAACTAGGAAAAAGTTAGGTGGTATCAGCAACAGCACATCTGTATCGTCCGTTTCACTCATCACAGTAACTTCTTGTTGAACGATCGATGTAAAATGCCATTATCATATTGTAATACgaagaatatttattaaatagaataaaatcaattttttattatattaaaaacaatgaaaagtttgttttgtttagtgttgtttgtttgttgaatttatttttcggTTCGGTTACGAACGGtaactgtcaatgtcaaattcCGTTTTTTTCATCGAAGATTACTTCCTATTCACCCAAGGATATATAatggcaaaaaataatttaattctgaTTTTATATATCCTGCTAACCTGATAGCGCAGAAAAATACTAGCTTTAGCTTACCTTTTAGATCTGGAGCACGTAGTGAATCTAAGGAAAGACTATTTGTATGAAGAAGGGCAATTTGTATGAAGCTTCTTAGTGGCTTTCATTGTGCCGCGTCTTGCCGCCCTTGCCGGTAGCGTTTTTCTGCACGCCCGACCGGCCGAAATGCTCGACCGGCGCCCGCGCGCCCCGCGTCGGCCGGTCGGTGCGCAAAGAGCCTAAGGGAACAGAcaattcaacaaaaaatataaaacgtatCCCAAAACTAAGATACAACTTTAAACACATGAAATAAACTTAGGTATCTACTTCTTTTCCTTGGAATGAGGGAGAGAGATATACTTCTTTTCCTTGGAATGAGGGAgagagatattttatttaaataggtataaagTTAAGCagcataataaaaattcatacatTTGATGTAGGCattcagtatttatttaagacttAAAATTAGGCAAATCAAAAGGAATTCTATgcacttttagtaaacaaggttttacaaataaacatttagggtggctttattgatatttttacttGAATATTATGTAGCGAAAGATTAttacgaagcgaaagaagtatgcagagatcgtggcaagtggaaagaggtagtctctgcctacccctccgggaaagaggcgtgattttatgtatgtatgtatgtatgtatgtatattatgtcaAACAGTCACCcaagtataatttattcattaagaaAAAGACTATTAAAAGGTCTCAATTAGCTAATGTAGTCGTCTTAACTTTCCACATactatacataattattactaCTTGAAGAGCGTTCCGTTCTGTTCCTTGAAGCGGATGCTAGTCTCATGCATTTTGATAAATACTTCATATATATTagatttaacttaaatttaattaattgaaacatAAAGATCAGGTATAGAGTACCAAAAACGGATGAGCTTGcctgaagagagttatgaatgtatatgAAAGTGCCTGCGAAGGCCTattatctaaataatatattgattttgatttaatttcttaCTTTAGACATATACATTgggtaaactttatttttcttaacaatAAAGTATATTGTTATAATCCTTAGGTTATATTGAACTTTGGGCTAGCTCGATCTCTGTGATTCAcacattacatatttatttgttgttgtGTATTACTTCTTATAAAGTAGAAATTAAATAGTTTGAAGATTATCAAACTTTTAATGAAACCTCCTTAACATGGCATGCATGACTCTGTttttatggcttaataatcATATAGTTTCACATCATGATAAAAAGCAAACCAGTGATAGTTTTATGTGTGATAAAAATGGCATCTTGCATGCCATGCTGCGGTACAGggaaaatttttttataatcccTTGATTGTTGGTCAGAATAGAAAACATTAGTCCTTTTCTTTTGACTTCAATGAACAAGTTATTTCACTTATCAAGAAGCTCTAACGGCATGTACCGGAGTTTGCTTTATAAATGCatctaacttatttttaaacaatttactaGTTATGGGTTCTCCGATGCCACATAAAGGATTTCTCACTGCATATTTCACATAGATTTCGGCataaattttcttcaacaattCTCTAACACCCTGGGCTTGGTTATCTGTGttcattacaaattttaatccaGACGGAGTTTCGAGGCAATGCAAAGTGTATTTTGAAGTTTTGTAATTCAAGAACCCTTCTTTAGGATCCAGCGGTGATATTTTTCCAACAAAGGATTTAATTGAAAAGAGCATGCCATACATCAGCTTCCCTTCCTGAAAATATATAGCATCTTGTCATATTTGGTCTTCTTTTTAATGCAACAATAAACAGAATTGTCATAAAGTGTAACAATAACAAGTGGTAATAAGGTAGTTACCAATTTCTATCAAGAGATGATTTCAAGAAATTCAACTTACTGAAATAGGATACATATAAGTTTAGCATTTAACTCAATAAAGCTTCCATGCTCACATATGCTAAAATTAACATatgtgcagattgtaaaacttAACCAAGGTTTATTAAATATGagatttttgaatttaaagtcCATTATACAGCttaacatggcctttcaatcttttaaagaattttggctctgtctaccccgtaaaataaaaataatgatgcgattattaatatgtatgtttagcaTTAAATACAACAGGTGATAACGATTTAAGTACCTCCTCCATAGACATTCCAGATTGTTTGGTTCTATTCCATTCTCCATAGTAAAGGAGCGTGCCATAACgatcaaatatgtatatattgtgGATAGTCATtttagtatttacaaacacTAAAGTGGTCTACCCCTACACCGATGACTCTTCAGGGCGTAACGTAACCCAATCCAGGCTAATGATAAAATAGCTCGAACGtgtgttttataatttctgtaaaaaatatatgcctattttatatatttagtgcaaaaaataagattatttcTGCGCAAATACAATTTATCAAGCTCTATTTTGCAATCCAATTTGtttgaatatatttcattGAATTTGATTTGCCTACTTGCGTTGGTGGTTTGACAACTAAATAATCTGATGAAATTGGCATTGACACCTCATCTCATAGAATGCTGTAGTGTTTTGTCGTTCAATCAAATGCAAAAAGTTTATGTCCATAGACAAGAATTATCGATACAAATACGATGCGAAGAAATTTCGATGCATTTTGCGATAGCGATATTGTAATCGTTCGTTcattcttttctttctttttcttcgtTCCAATCAAAAATGTTAGTGAAATGAACCATGGTGTGGTGGACTGTTTTCGGtaaattctataaataattccacaaaacataatttaatacaaaaagtttaataatattatacggCCTTCAAGTCTGTTAAGGTGAACATACGgaatttttattcgttttaaaaacaatttttgagGTTATCTCTTACCTAACAATTTATTGCTCTTGCAGGATACGAAATCAATAAACCATGGATGAATATACAAGAGAACCATGTCCTTGGCGTATTCTTGACGATTCTGGTGGTGCTTTCATTATGGGAGCAATCGGAGGAGGAATTTTCCACTCAATAAAAGGTTTTAGGAATGCGCCAATAGGATTCAATAGGAAAATGGTATGTATTCACATAAGGTtccacttaaaaaataaaaaaatgtgtcaaaaatatatgaatcttAATGGATTTACCCATTTTATtcacattatattatttttccagCTTGGAAGTTTAGCAGCGATAAAAGAGCGTTCACCTATAGTTGCGGGTAATTTCGCCGTGTGGGGCGGTATGTTTTCAACGATTGATTGCTCATTAGTGTACCTGAGGCAAAAGGAAGATCCTTGGAACTCGATAATGAGTGGAGCACTTACTGGAGGGATATTAGCAGCTAGGAatggtaataatattttttaatttgcctGGGTGATAGTGTAATTATACAAGAAACATTTATTGGTTAAGTTAGTCATCAGATGTTTTGTATGAGTAAACTCTGGgaaatatattgtttaaataacaGTGAAATGctctaaagtaaaaaaaaaaacaaaaaaataaagaaaagtttataagcctatcccttagtcgccttctacgacatccataaagtaagagatggagtggttctattctttttctattagtgcctgGAAAAATCAACACTAGAAAATCCCTTGCAGACTCATTTTGAATCCAATCTTATGCCAATTATCCAATTAACCAATAAATGACACCAAATTTTACCCTTTCAGGAGTGCCAGCTATGGCGGGCAGTGCATTAGTAGGCGGCATCCTCCTCGCCTTGATTGAAGGCATCGGCATCATGTTCACACGGCTTACAGCAGAACAGTTCCACCCGCAGCAGCCCATATTCGAAGACCCCTCCGTTCTAGGGTCGAACCAAGGACAAAATACGAATTTCCAGTAGTTTACGTCAGCATAAgattgtattatatttgtacAGAATTCTGTTACATTTCTCGAAAGGCACAGTACCATTTTGTTGCATAGTAATTTGATCATTGAACTTTGCACAGTTCATTTGGATTTTTTATTGTGCTGTGGCTTCATTATGAGCCCAAAAATGATGTCATTTGtctatttaatacaaaaaacacGTACAACCTCTCCAAAAACCTATATCTCTGGAATAGAGGCGTGATATCTTGTTATGAATCAGTAATGTCGTACTGACTCTACAAAAGTTTAAGATTCTGCCTCCCtgttatacttttatattgaAAGTATTTCGCTTAATTTATCCcaccaaaaattatttatatgattgGACCAAGTTTAGTTAGAAAATGTAGTTCATACccaatatgtatgtttatttgtagtaACAGAATACTGTACAATAACACCAGATTAAGTTGTTAGTGAACTGTATGATTAGTGTCAACCTATCACATAGTGACAGTGAATTATTTGCATCTGTGATATTAACAGTCCCTGTACTGACTGCTTATAATTTCACTCTGTTATCTGAAGGAATattgtgtaatttatttttttgccaatGCAggagtaatttaatttttaatatatagtaaaatattgtCTATGATTTCCTTTTgacttgtttatttgtttccaTAAGGTCAAAAGTTTTCTGCGTTTTGgattcaatttttaattctgaTATTGATAGTCCATGAAGATATATTTGTTCCTGTCTAAGGATTGTCTTGCCAGAGTTGCGATTGTTTCTCTAATGCAGttgtaggtaatattttattgtgtgtGTTGTGTCTTCAATAGAAGTTATtatcaaataaagatttttataagaaacatgtttttttttcttttctggcAATTAACATTTATACAAGTTTCATGCAACGATAAGAATAGAATGAGTGGCAGATTGTCCACAGTGCATAgaaattaagtataatttttttttacttaaaatacattGTTAGTGTTAATTCATTAGCATAGGAAATGCTGCCGGTTTAGGCTGAtgtcagtcagtgtcctcttttattTGATGAGTTTACTAAgttattcattaataaataaatatatatgggacagaTTATACACATtggagttagcctcgaagtaagttctaatCTTGTGTTACATGATACTAAcccaacaatactatattttataataaataattatatagatgaacatccaagacccaggccaatcagaaaaagtttgtttttcaGCATGCCCTGACCtggaatcgaacccgggacctccggtgtcacagacaagtgctCTGCCGCTACACCACTGAGGCTGACAGATAAAATTGATGGTTTAATAACAATCATAAtagttttcaaatatttttattaataaattataatggtAAACAGTTACTTTGACATTGTTTAGTCAGCACAATTTCATTtgtattagtttaattttatattggtttaagtttaagaaatatagattaaaaaaagcattatttcatgTAAACTTTTATGTAACATTTaacacttattttaaaatgcctatattagtacatagttaaataattataaatggcACAAGGAATGGAAAATTTCTGTAACAAATACAATTGGATTGGGTAAGGGGTTAGTTAGATTTCcttaaattaatcataacaTAATCTCACAACTTCCATACACTTTTTGTTACACTCAGTCCTATGAAAGAGTATCATCACGGTGTTATGACAAGCTGCTGGGCTTATTTTGTACAGTATCTTCGCCCATCTTTCTGATCTCCTTGATAACATGTGCCAGGACTTCAGGATTTACTCCTAGCTCACAAAGACGGATGCAGATGGACAAGCTATCAGCGTCCAAGCCAGTGCACAGAAGTTGGGAGATTTGAAACATCATCTGGAAATCTTCTCTCGCCTGCCCTACTTGAGCATTTTTTTCTGacgtcattattttattatcaaaattttgtttccaGCTAtcaattgtattgtttttagAATTTCAGATTATGCAGATTTTAGCGAACGGGAAATGACAACAGAAGCAAAACAACAGCAGATTTGAAAATCGCGTCGCTCAGTAAATGACTGCAAGGACACTATTGACAGTGACAGCACAGATTGACAGATCATCGATAGCTATGTTTTTCACAACCGGGAAAACTATTTGacaatttaagttttttatttgctattaATTACACAACAGCtagataggtacataattattaataggacctataattaattatgtgcctacatctctacgccacaactTCAACAACCAATCACGCGACGCCATCAGTCAAAAACACCgtagagtctaaatcgcgcaaacaatgatttaaatacaacctccgactcaacattaACGGAGttgcggttccccaggcatcactcctagcctggcggaagaacTTCCCTTTGATGGCGGTCGAGCACGAACTATATCACTCCCgctacaattattataatataatatcctTAAACCACCCGAAAACGATATGACGAACAACTGcactttgaatttgaattcacATTACGAAATGTAGAAATTGCAGCTAAAAAGACTCGGAGCATTTCCTCAAATTTGGATATCAGGCCattcatttgaattttatatcttACTTGTGTACTAGtagttgcccgcgacttcgtccgccttaaatctttataaatatctatttaccTATTGGTATTCTCATGTCTAAATTGCTTATAATTTACTGCAGTctcatgaaaaattaaaaaaaaactgttgagtagtttttgcgtcAACGAGTAACAATCACACATACATTTACACACAATATCCATACCAGAGATGTTACGAAGCATCAACTTCGACTCCATTAATCCTCCTCTTAAATGAACCTCCGATTAATCTTACAAAGAAATCCGATTAATCATGAAAAGGTTGACTGAATAGgtaatgtttttctttgtgtgtatttaaataaaaaaatatcaccaGCCGCCATTTTGGTGCCCCTGCCTTCGACACCACATTCGACCGGCACCGAAACGATTCGGATAAATCTTATTTGAAATATAGTACATATAAGGTAATAAGTACATTCACTTAGTTCTAGCTTCAATGCTGGTCTGGTAGGGAAGAAACAAACATAGGTACTGCATGTTGCTGTTTCACTTTCCGCACAGATTGTTCAAATTAAAGGAAAGGCTTGTAATATTGAGATCcttttttatgcgatggggCAGCCATAACTGTCTTTGAATCACACCATTTCAGCTTAATGTGGCTTAGGAGTTTAGTGACTATTGGCACtgtataagtaattatatatatttctattattaaaaactaaactgCCTGTTCGCCTGTTTGTATGTCATACATAACCACTAGCGACGGTTTCATTGTGTTTggcgaaaattattatgatctTTTAAGGAGTTAGATACTCCATAAATTCACTAGGTAGACCTAgtgaataggtacctatagaaGAAAGCGAGGATTTCGCGAAGAGACGACCAAAGGATGAGCTGGCCGACTGAAGGCTACAGGTCCCTTCAAGATGCGGTATAGCGTAAATGGTGGCTTTTAGTGATCAATGTTTCCTGATAACGATAATACATACTCGTAGTCAGACTgcttattaaatatacttgaGAAAGTCGACATTTTCAACGAATAAATacctaggtacttacctactcaTAGAAAACCAagaaccaaatttcattactaccaaataattacaacattcccttatttTAAGGGTTGGTCTTATAGAATACaggtttgaattttttttatttaactgtttgCAAAAGGGATTTGACGcatttacctaaataaaaagatagaaGAATTACTAGGTACGAAACGTGAAGATCCTTTGGGCACAACGGGTGGCTATTTTTAAATGCGCGTGTGCACTCCCAAAATAGAGCACCAAGATTGAAACATTGCTCAGTCGGTCGTGAACAGTGAATATTAAATCGAAACGTGTTAAAAAGTTACCAAtaaattccattttcaaaaagGATTTCAGCAAAAAGATCCGATATGGTAAGCCATCTGACtctatttgttattttctttgcattttatttggatatttaggttaaaaaaaataagatttcgCACCGTCATTCATTATTGTTTCCTACCacgtaatttcaaaatttcgcGTGGatatttgttgatattttttaattatggagAGTTATAGCGATGATCGACGTGTTGATTTTTCGAAAATCGATAGTTACGAAAGAATAATTATGAAATCTATTTTGACTAGAACGAGGAGGCCTATGCACACGGTTAGTTCCTGAAAAGTTGTGTACGGGACGTGCttatatggaaaaaaaattgtgctgATTTCATAGGAAATTAGCTATATAGTCCTCGGAATTTTCAGAAGTTTTCTCTCAGCATATCTATGCCTAGTTTTTGTAAAATCCGTGAAATGTTTTTAGCTGTGCATCCAATATTACCTAAGCAGATTTATCAGAATTATCGTTTCCCAGAATTACGAGATTCAaaggcaaaataaatatgagcCTTCCCGTCCTTACCTTTCCTGTTTTTTCTAACGCCGACTTTTAATAACACAACGGTTAACTTTCCACGCTATTTTGAGGAGTAAAAAGTACTACTCGTAACATAATGTGTATCAGCTGTTGCTCTTCCCGCtagattgtaaaaatattaggcttataaacttgtaattctAGAAACGTCTATCACTAATATAATATCAAACATTCTTCCTTTGTAAGGAAGAATGCCGGGTAAACGGAAACTGtaggccctgtctaccccgtaaggctTAATGAGGTCATACATTTATGttctaaaatatagttttatacaATACCCAATTAATCATTTGACAATAAATCCGGCACTGCATGTcatttagtaggtacctattcaaAATTCAGGTTTAACTTTGAGCAGTATTTATGCCGCGGCACGCCTCGCTAATTGGTGTGTGAACATGtaatttgtgtgtttgtttggtACTAAAATTGATAAACTTCGCCGTTGTTGATTTTGACGATGTGAGCTTTGAAACAGAAATGGCGAGTGTGTTGGAACGGAACGTTTGTTGTTGCCAAAAACGGGTTGCAGGagaaattgttttgtaaaatttttggcAGCTTTTGATAGCACGTAGAAGATAGGTCGTTCTCCTTGCTATTGAATGTTAGATTTTTGACTATTTGTGGAGAGAtgtgtagaaaataaaataatcatcgTTAAAAtagctatttaaaaaaaaacttgctcTTGTTAACCCTTAAGCAGGCCGCGGACGTATGCTTCCcacatagattttttaaagttgtagCCGGGTTTTGGTGAATCACAGCCCACAATCTGTCAAAATCTAATCTTAACTGTATACTCTATGGTTCCAAATACTAAAACTCGGTGTTTCCGAATGTATGTGTCATTGACAGCCAGTTGAATTTTTGACTACCGTTGGAGAGGTGATTTTCAGTAACTGTGCAATACTTTTTCCGATTATGGCGAAACCAAGAAAGGTAAGTCGtgcaattttttgatatattataGATTTTGAGTTAtagtatcaaaattataaagtttttttgttgttttcctgcaaaatattatgaaaataaggtaaaataaaatgtgggGAAGATATGACCATAACCTGTTGATTACCACTATTTGTGGGAACTATATTTCCTTTGCCTGTTCAAATTaccttattttttgtatactaGCTTATTCACCCTACTATGTTCGTGTGTTTTATAACAtaagcaaaatttaattagaaaatacGCATGGTTatgattattttacataaatgtaACTAAAGTTGAGATTTGCAGTaggatatatttttacttttttaaatatcttttaaaaattagcaTTTGTTACTGTTTTTTATATAGAGGCTGCTCAAAGATAAACAAATAGAAGTTATTCTGGAAGAATGGGACTCTTCATcagaagaagaagatgaaaAGAATGAAGAGTGTGCAGCTTTAGACTATGTTCCTAAATCAATTCCTAAATAAATCAAGGTTCTGgggcataaaaatatttcatttatacatttcatcaaaaaaattataataattacagttgatttgattgatgattataatacaaagtaataaagttgtttcatttcaaactctttagaaaataaaagtaaataagtaagataaaatacttaaatatataaaataaataatttatgaacaGACTAGCCTTCACCATTTACATATAGATATACCTACAGATTAGAGTTGTCTCTACCCAGGCAATGGGATTATGTTTTCCCACGTCATTTTTTCAGCTATTTCAGTGTTTTTTCAGTAATTTGTTGATAAGGAATCGGAAAGGGCGTTATTTTAAGCCTAAATCCATATATAACACTTAATATACAGTAGCGGTTTATCGGGGCCTGTTTAAGGGTTAAgatacttttttctattggttgatttgaaaactgtaatttagttttatttattaagaataatattctaaataattatctacaagccgtgtggtttccggcacaaatataaaaaaagaataggaccactccattttttctccatggatgccgtaaaaggcgactaacgctAATAAACTCGGGActtttcttgtaggcgatggcctatCAACCTCTAccggtcttttcaaaactgttggctctgttaaccctgcaaggaatacagacgtgattatatgtacgcaTGCTTGCTAATTTTTCCTTAGCCGTCATCATTTCATCAatgtttcatttcatttagAATCATCCCGATgcaaacattgaaataaatatgtcaGACATGTGTCCCAAATGGAATTTCCAGTGTGAACATGCGTGACACGAGGCACGcacaaataaaatgataagcGTGACTCGCGCGTGACTTTGTAACTCCCGTCTCGTCAGCTTTCATGAATCGGTCTCACTCTGGGGTTGCTAAGATGTTAGAATTGCAGAATCATTACAACATAAGGGTTGagatggaaataaaaaaatcctatttACTTACAATTGTAACTTATTGTTGTGTTATTCATAAACGTATGTATAATCTATataatatgccgtgtggttcccggcaccaatagaaaaaaataataggaccactccatctctttcccatggatgtcataaaaggcgaataagggataggcttataaaattgcgatcctttttttaggcgatgggctagcaacctgtcgctatttgaatctcaattctatcattaaaccaagcagctgaacgtggcctattagttttttaagact belongs to Amyelois transitella isolate CPQ chromosome 10, ilAmyTran1.1, whole genome shotgun sequence and includes:
- the LOC106139579 gene encoding trafficking protein particle complex subunit 1, producing the protein MTIHNIYIFDRYGTLLYYGEWNRTKQSGMSMEEEGKLMYGMLFSIKSFVGKISPLDPKEGFLNYKTSKYTLHCLETPSGLKFVMNTDNQAQGVRELLKKIYAEIYVKYAVRNPLCGIGEPITSKLFKNKLDAFIKQTPVHAVRAS
- the LOC106139575 gene encoding mitochondrial import inner membrane translocase subunit Tim17-B; the protein is MDEYTREPCPWRILDDSGGAFIMGAIGGGIFHSIKGFRNAPIGFNRKMLGSLAAIKERSPIVAGNFAVWGGMFSTIDCSLVYLRQKEDPWNSIMSGALTGGILAARNGVPAMAGSALVGGILLALIEGIGIMFTRLTAEQFHPQQPIFEDPSVLGSNQGQNTNFQ